A single region of the Vibrio chagasii genome encodes:
- a CDS encoding YjjI family glycine radical enzyme, whose product MSHQSASPQLSKQQQRFSNIISDANLSPKQKSSYLALEAEASLPYMPVSSEVEQALQQGVLCDMFEGHAPFKPRYVLPDYSKYLHQGSKYLELSAAINFDEALNMLTILYHHVPSVTSIPVYLGQLDDVLMPFVGDLTEEQVYQKLKLFWIMLDRTLPDAFMHVNIGPTDNIICRTILRVDAELKQIAPNLTFMYDPAVTPDDLLRHAASNICECSKPHIANYPAHAAAYGDKRFGIVSCYNSLPLAGGSNTLVRMNLKQVALKSEDSVDFLQQVLPHYSAIMVELMNARSRFLHEESNFFKGFLTQEGLIEEDRFAPMFGIYGMAEAVNILMEKEGNAGRYGHDEQANQLGHRISEKLAEIVDSSEVKYGLEGKALLHAQGGISLDEGVTPGVRIPYGTEPDPVSYVRATAGHHKFYTSGISDILTIDETVKSNPEAMFNLCKGAIQAGYREFTANVASNDLVRVTGYMIKLSDIAKYDEEGSRTNTTFLGAEAAKNTGILERKPRVASLEMSPTYE is encoded by the coding sequence ATGAGCCACCAATCTGCTTCTCCACAACTTTCCAAGCAGCAACAACGCTTTAGCAATATCATTTCAGATGCCAATCTGTCACCAAAACAGAAGTCGAGCTATCTTGCTTTAGAGGCTGAAGCAAGCCTACCGTACATGCCGGTAAGTAGTGAAGTAGAACAAGCCTTACAACAAGGCGTGCTATGTGACATGTTTGAAGGTCACGCTCCATTTAAGCCGCGCTATGTGCTTCCCGATTATTCTAAATACTTACATCAAGGCTCAAAGTATTTAGAGCTTAGCGCGGCAATTAATTTTGATGAAGCATTGAACATGCTTACCATCCTTTACCATCACGTCCCATCGGTAACATCTATTCCTGTTTACTTAGGTCAATTGGATGATGTATTAATGCCTTTCGTTGGCGACTTAACAGAAGAGCAGGTTTATCAGAAGCTTAAGTTATTCTGGATCATGCTGGACCGCACACTGCCAGATGCGTTCATGCATGTGAATATCGGGCCAACAGACAACATTATCTGCCGTACTATTTTGCGAGTTGATGCTGAACTCAAGCAGATTGCGCCAAACCTTACTTTTATGTATGACCCTGCTGTAACACCTGATGATTTGCTACGTCATGCTGCGAGCAATATTTGTGAATGCAGTAAGCCACACATCGCTAACTACCCAGCACACGCTGCGGCATACGGTGATAAGCGCTTTGGCATCGTGAGTTGTTATAACTCTCTTCCTTTGGCTGGTGGTTCAAACACTTTAGTACGTATGAACCTAAAACAAGTAGCGTTGAAGTCTGAGGACAGTGTCGATTTCCTACAGCAAGTGTTACCACACTACAGCGCTATCATGGTTGAGCTAATGAACGCTCGTAGCCGCTTCTTGCATGAAGAATCTAATTTCTTCAAGGGTTTCTTAACCCAAGAGGGTCTGATCGAAGAAGATCGCTTTGCACCAATGTTCGGCATCTACGGTATGGCTGAAGCTGTGAATATCTTGATGGAGAAAGAGGGTAACGCAGGACGTTATGGTCATGACGAACAAGCTAACCAACTTGGACATCGCATTTCAGAAAAACTGGCTGAGATCGTTGATAGCTCTGAAGTGAAATATGGTTTAGAAGGCAAGGCTCTATTGCATGCTCAAGGTGGTATCAGCCTAGATGAAGGTGTAACACCAGGTGTGCGTATCCCTTATGGAACAGAACCAGATCCTGTCTCTTACGTTCGTGCGACAGCGGGGCACCACAAGTTCTATACCTCAGGTATCAGCGACATTTTAACCATCGACGAAACAGTGAAGTCGAACCCTGAAGCTATGTTTAACCTGTGTAAAGGTGCAATCCAAGCGGGTTACCGTGAGTTTACCGCTAACGTTGCATCAAACGACTTAGTTCGTGTGACAGGTTACATGATTAAGTTGTCTGACATCGCTAAATACGACGAAGAAGGTTCGCGCACCAACACGACTTTCTTAGGAGCTGAAGCGGCGAAAAATACGGGCATCTTAGAGCGTAAACCGCGCGTGGCAAGCTTAGAGATGTCGCCAACGTACGAATAA
- a CDS encoding class I SAM-dependent DNA methyltransferase — MAKQWDEYAVDWDKDPATAGFAQSVFDQLTQLVDLNGTRVLDFGCGTGLLSQKISPLAKEIIALDMSEGMIEELDKKELPNVEPVVDILSRGLAAQHPAFRNQFDLVVASSVCGFLPNLQDTVSLIYTLLENDGTFVHWDWCLENDSDDYGVSPERSENVLSAAGFSVVEVSAPFSVDTPQGKLKVLMGVGRK; from the coding sequence ATGGCGAAACAATGGGACGAGTACGCCGTTGATTGGGATAAAGATCCCGCGACCGCAGGATTCGCACAGTCCGTATTTGACCAGTTAACACAGCTCGTTGATTTAAACGGAACCCGTGTCCTTGATTTTGGTTGTGGTACAGGACTACTCAGCCAAAAAATATCTCCTTTAGCAAAAGAGATCATCGCACTCGACATGTCTGAGGGGATGATTGAAGAGCTAGATAAGAAAGAACTACCCAACGTTGAACCGGTTGTTGATATTCTATCGCGCGGGCTAGCAGCGCAGCATCCAGCATTCAGAAACCAGTTTGACTTAGTGGTTGCATCGTCGGTTTGTGGCTTTCTCCCGAACCTACAAGACACAGTTAGCCTAATTTATACGCTACTCGAAAACGATGGCACATTTGTTCACTGGGACTGGTGTCTAGAAAACGACAGCGATGACTACGGCGTAAGCCCTGAGCGCTCAGAGAACGTATTGAGTGCTGCTGGATTTTCTGTTGTTGAAGTATCGGCACCTTTCTCTGTTGATACCCCACAAGGCAAGCTAAAAGTGCTGATGGGCGTTGGACGTAAGTAG
- a CDS encoding LysR family transcriptional regulator, with the protein MNLSQVQAFCSVADLGSVSEAARQLECNRTKLSMSIKALEKELDVELFVRSGNHVELSEAGKAIYKDCEGMLVTAARIKQTCLHVSGEFNAEIWIARDDSLPDEMWQDLSHTLNNKYPSTSFNFVLASSGDLANLVETQQVDFAFGVDYERVDDPRIIYNPLGKIRMMSVCKKGHDLSAMRRVSDEVLRNSMQATMVYLNEKDNPELEPFSRRYIGFSSFDFMLDTILREDAWGVMPEPLIRHLLREQELAVIKHTYGLTQEDYCMFTAAGMAEHPGMNWLADQLSDYLFDF; encoded by the coding sequence ATGAACCTTTCTCAAGTCCAAGCCTTCTGTTCTGTTGCTGATTTAGGATCAGTCTCTGAAGCTGCACGCCAGCTAGAATGCAACCGAACCAAGCTTAGTATGTCGATCAAAGCCTTGGAGAAAGAATTAGATGTAGAACTTTTCGTACGCAGCGGCAACCACGTCGAGCTGTCTGAAGCAGGCAAAGCCATCTATAAAGATTGCGAAGGAATGTTAGTGACAGCGGCGCGTATTAAACAAACCTGCCTCCATGTTTCTGGTGAGTTCAACGCCGAGATATGGATTGCTCGCGATGATTCTCTGCCCGATGAAATGTGGCAAGATTTATCTCACACGCTGAACAACAAGTACCCTTCTACTTCTTTTAACTTCGTTCTAGCATCGAGTGGTGACTTAGCCAACCTCGTTGAAACTCAACAAGTTGATTTCGCATTCGGTGTTGATTACGAACGTGTAGACGACCCAAGAATCATCTATAACCCACTTGGTAAGATTCGGATGATGTCTGTGTGTAAGAAAGGACATGACCTGAGTGCAATGCGCCGTGTCTCCGACGAAGTGCTAAGAAATTCGATGCAAGCGACCATGGTTTATCTCAACGAAAAAGATAATCCAGAGCTTGAGCCCTTCTCTCGTCGTTACATTGGTTTCTCTAGCTTTGACTTTATGCTAGATACAATTTTGCGTGAAGACGCATGGGGCGTAATGCCAGAGCCGCTGATACGTCATCTGCTGCGTGAGCAAGAATTAGCAGTAATCAAACACACCTACGGCCTAACGCAAGAAGATTACTGCATGTTTACGGCAGCTGGAATGGCAGAACACCCAGGTATGAACTGGCTCGCAGACCAGCTAAGTGATTACTTGTTCGATTTCTAA
- a CDS encoding cation diffusion facilitator family transporter, translating to MCDRKSQNENRVLLFSALLASGFAIGGLMLGLLVGSLVIVFDGVYSLISLLLTLLSLAASKYINRPSDREFPFGRAIIEPIVITIKAAVILLVVGYSLYSAIGALMTGGREVDASIATLFGIFNVLGCGYAWWYIAKKSKSISSGLIQAESKQWQMDTLLSVAVTAGFVVAWSMTFSPFAEYAVYADPMMMLLMSFYFIKVPFDMLREAMRELLMMSANKEICDAVDKNVVAVDKEAEQDLELIGVTKVGPELRINVDIHTNDQQAIAVDDIERTRRQLKRRLSKMPYELQLNLNIAS from the coding sequence ATGTGTGACAGGAAAAGCCAAAACGAAAACCGAGTTCTATTGTTCTCAGCCCTTTTAGCATCAGGCTTCGCTATTGGCGGATTGATGTTGGGTCTTCTCGTTGGCTCTCTGGTCATAGTATTTGACGGTGTCTACTCTCTTATTAGCTTACTGTTAACTTTATTGTCACTAGCTGCCTCAAAATACATTAATCGCCCTTCTGATCGTGAATTCCCGTTCGGTCGTGCGATCATTGAACCTATCGTCATCACGATTAAAGCTGCTGTCATTTTACTTGTGGTTGGTTATTCACTGTATTCAGCGATTGGCGCCTTGATGACAGGTGGTCGTGAAGTTGATGCTTCTATCGCAACTCTGTTTGGTATTTTTAACGTATTGGGCTGTGGTTACGCGTGGTGGTACATCGCTAAAAAGAGTAAGAGCATTTCATCTGGCTTGATTCAGGCTGAGTCTAAGCAATGGCAAATGGATACACTATTGAGTGTCGCGGTAACAGCAGGTTTCGTCGTGGCTTGGTCAATGACATTCTCACCGTTCGCAGAATACGCTGTGTATGCCGACCCAATGATGATGTTGCTGATGTCTTTCTACTTCATCAAAGTACCGTTCGATATGCTAAGAGAAGCGATGCGTGAGCTACTAATGATGTCGGCAAACAAAGAAATTTGTGACGCGGTAGATAAGAACGTTGTCGCGGTAGACAAAGAAGCAGAACAAGATTTGGAGCTAATCGGTGTGACTAAGGTTGGTCCTGAGCTAAGAATCAACGTTGATATTCATACCAACGACCAACAAGCGATTGCGGTCGATGATATTGAACGTACGCGCCGCCAACTAAAGCGACGCCTGTCTAAGATGCCATATGAGCTTCAACTGAACCTCAACATCGCGAGCTAA
- the yddG gene encoding aromatic amino acid DMT transporter YddG, with protein MLKSHRHSCYGIAAILLWSCLIALSRSVSEQLGPIGGAASLYTVSSLFLVCVMGLPKLKRFSKSYLLIGGALFVCYEIFLALALGMANNRHQALEMAVINYLWPALTVLFAVLLSDKKINWLVYPSIFLAFFGVAWSISGDQGLSVEQIAANIATNPKTYSMAFFGAIIWAVYCNYTQKVAKGQNAIVLFFIATAITLWIKYALSSETGMVLTSSAAIDLALAGVCMGAGYALWNTAILGGNMVFLATMSYFTPIFATLLSSMILGLTLTITFWQGVCMVTIGSLACWWVTREKKPTVKASASEEIQSQ; from the coding sequence GTGCTGAAATCTCATCGCCATAGCTGCTACGGCATTGCTGCCATTTTACTTTGGAGCTGCTTAATTGCGTTATCTCGTAGCGTCTCAGAGCAATTAGGCCCAATTGGCGGCGCAGCCAGTCTTTACACAGTGAGTTCACTGTTTTTGGTTTGCGTTATGGGGTTACCTAAGCTGAAACGCTTCTCAAAGTCTTATTTGTTGATTGGTGGCGCGCTGTTCGTTTGCTACGAGATCTTTCTAGCCTTGGCATTAGGCATGGCAAATAACCGACATCAAGCCTTAGAGATGGCGGTTATCAATTACCTTTGGCCTGCTCTGACGGTATTGTTTGCGGTATTACTCAGCGATAAAAAGATAAATTGGCTGGTGTACCCTAGTATCTTTTTGGCTTTCTTTGGTGTGGCTTGGAGCATCAGTGGCGACCAAGGCCTCTCTGTTGAACAGATTGCGGCAAATATCGCGACTAACCCTAAAACCTATTCGATGGCGTTCTTCGGTGCGATTATCTGGGCGGTTTACTGTAACTATACTCAGAAAGTTGCGAAAGGGCAGAATGCGATTGTGTTGTTCTTTATCGCTACAGCGATCACCTTGTGGATCAAATACGCACTTAGCAGCGAAACCGGAATGGTACTTACGAGCAGTGCCGCGATTGATTTGGCTTTAGCTGGCGTGTGCATGGGCGCGGGCTACGCGCTTTGGAATACCGCGATATTGGGTGGCAACATGGTCTTTCTTGCTACCATGTCTTACTTCACGCCAATTTTTGCAACCTTACTCTCTTCTATGATTTTAGGTTTAACGCTGACTATCACATTTTGGCAGGGGGTATGTATGGTGACGATTGGATCACTGGCTTGCTGGTGGGTTACAAGAGAAAAAAAGCCGACGGTTAAGGCGTCGGCTTCTGAAGAGATTCAATCTCAATAG
- the yjjG gene encoding pyrimidine 5'-nucleotidase codes for MKYDWIFFDADETLFHFDAFQGMKLMFSRFGVDFSEQDYSVYQEVNLPLWVDYQDGRITADQLKHTRFESWAEKLETTTAELNSAFLTAMADICSLLPGAKELMESLQGKVNMGIITNGFTELQSIRLERTGMTDYFEHVIISEEVGVAKPDAEIFEHAHKLVGLPAKQRILMVGDNPHSDILGGLDFGIETCWLNSQEKATPEGINPHYQVKSLAELQALLLA; via the coding sequence ATGAAGTACGATTGGATATTCTTTGATGCGGATGAAACCTTGTTCCACTTTGACGCTTTTCAAGGAATGAAGCTAATGTTCTCACGTTTTGGTGTGGATTTTAGCGAGCAGGATTATTCTGTTTATCAAGAAGTTAACCTACCACTATGGGTAGACTATCAAGATGGCCGAATTACGGCTGATCAACTGAAGCACACACGCTTCGAAAGCTGGGCAGAAAAGTTAGAAACAACAACTGCAGAATTAAACAGCGCATTCCTAACAGCAATGGCGGACATCTGTTCTTTGCTACCGGGTGCCAAAGAGCTAATGGAATCGTTACAAGGCAAAGTGAACATGGGCATTATTACTAATGGCTTCACTGAGCTGCAATCGATCCGTTTAGAGCGCACTGGCATGACCGATTACTTCGAACATGTGATCATTTCTGAAGAAGTCGGCGTTGCTAAACCAGATGCTGAGATCTTTGAACATGCACACAAGCTTGTTGGCTTACCAGCAAAGCAGCGCATTTTGATGGTGGGAGATAACCCACACTCAGACATTTTAGGTGGCTTAGATTTTGGTATCGAGACCTGTTGGTTAAACAGCCAAGAGAAGGCGACGCCAGAAGGTATTAACCCGCATTATCAAGTGAAGTCTCTGGCTGAGCTACAAGCACTTCTGTTAGCGTAA
- the yiaY gene encoding L-threonine dehydrogenase, with protein MSSAFYIPTINFMGTGCLKDAADSIQSQGFKKGLIVTDKILNQIGVVKQVQDLLSERGVDAVVFDGTQPNPTITNVNDGLELLTDNDCDFVISLGGGSPHDCAKGIALVASNGGKIADYEGVDQSEKPMMPLIAINTTAGTASEMTRFCIITDEERHIKMAIVDKHTTPLISVNDPELMLAKPSSLTAATGMDALTHAIEAYVSIAATPITDAVAIKAIELVQAHLRTAVAHGEDIEAREQMAYAQFMAGMAFNNASLGYVHAMAHQLGGFYDLPHGVCNAILLPHVQRYNAQVCPERLRDVAKAMGVNVEGMSPEQGAEAAIEAIVQLANDVNIPTGIAQLGAKLEDIPTLSDNALKDACGFTNPKQATHEEISAIFEAAM; from the coding sequence ATGTCTAGTGCATTTTACATCCCTACAATCAACTTCATGGGTACTGGCTGTCTAAAGGATGCTGCTGATAGCATTCAGTCTCAAGGCTTTAAAAAAGGTCTTATCGTAACCGATAAAATCCTAAACCAAATTGGCGTGGTTAAGCAGGTACAAGACCTTCTTAGCGAGCGCGGTGTAGACGCTGTGGTATTCGACGGCACTCAACCAAACCCAACCATCACAAACGTAAATGATGGTCTTGAATTACTGACTGACAACGACTGTGATTTCGTTATTTCTCTAGGTGGCGGTTCTCCACACGACTGCGCAAAAGGTATCGCTTTGGTTGCTTCTAACGGCGGCAAGATTGCAGATTACGAAGGTGTCGATCAATCTGAAAAACCTATGATGCCTCTTATCGCTATCAACACGACTGCGGGCACCGCTTCAGAAATGACACGTTTCTGCATCATCACTGATGAAGAGCGCCACATTAAGATGGCTATCGTTGATAAGCACACAACACCGCTTATTTCAGTAAACGATCCTGAACTAATGCTTGCTAAGCCTTCATCACTGACTGCTGCAACAGGTATGGATGCGCTAACACACGCAATCGAAGCTTACGTTTCTATCGCAGCGACACCAATAACAGACGCTGTAGCGATTAAAGCAATTGAACTTGTACAAGCTCACCTAAGAACGGCAGTAGCGCACGGCGAAGACATTGAAGCACGTGAGCAAATGGCTTACGCACAGTTCATGGCGGGTATGGCGTTCAACAACGCGTCACTAGGTTATGTTCACGCGATGGCGCACCAACTGGGTGGTTTCTACGACCTTCCACACGGTGTATGTAATGCTATTTTGCTACCACACGTTCAACGCTACAACGCGCAAGTTTGTCCTGAGCGTCTACGTGATGTTGCAAAAGCAATGGGCGTTAACGTTGAAGGTATGTCACCAGAGCAAGGTGCAGAAGCTGCGATCGAAGCGATTGTTCAACTAGCAAATGACGTGAACATCCCAACAGGTATCGCGCAACTTGGTGCGAAGCTAGAAGATATCCCTACTCTGTCTGACAACGCTCTGAAAGACGCATGTGGTTTTACTAACCCTAAACAAGCGACCCACGAAGAAATCTCTGCGATTTTCGAAGCGGCAATGTAA
- a CDS encoding YccF domain-containing protein, which translates to MKTIGNIIWFLFGGVFMGLAWWFFGLLAFLTIVGIPWGRACFVMGNFSFFPFGQEAISRDELTNEMDIGTSPLGMIGNIIWFLFAGIWLAIGHIMSAVACFITIIGIPFAIQHLKLAVISLAPIGKTVVDKREAEAARVRNYKG; encoded by the coding sequence ATGAAAACAATAGGTAACATCATTTGGTTTCTGTTCGGTGGCGTATTTATGGGATTGGCGTGGTGGTTCTTTGGGCTGCTTGCATTCCTTACCATCGTTGGTATTCCGTGGGGTAGAGCGTGTTTTGTTATGGGGAACTTCTCGTTCTTTCCATTTGGTCAAGAAGCCATTTCTCGTGATGAGCTGACCAATGAAATGGATATTGGTACCAGTCCGTTAGGTATGATAGGTAACATCATATGGTTCTTGTTTGCAGGTATTTGGCTTGCGATTGGTCATATCATGTCAGCGGTGGCATGTTTCATTACCATCATTGGTATTCCGTTTGCGATTCAGCACCTTAAGCTAGCGGTTATCTCACTGGCGCCAATCGGTAAAACGGTGGTTGATAAACGCGAAGCAGAAGCGGCACGAGTGAGAAATTACAAAGGGTAA
- a CDS encoding threonine aldolase family protein, with translation MSMDLRQQCNLFLSGHLDPTPAQTFAQMAEWCEEHNIHHDTYGDGEFIEGFEAKVADLLGYEAAVFVITGTMNQPTALEIACQEKRNPLVAMHESSHILRHERQGYQLQNRFNVLPVGNVFRTWNVDDLKAWPDEIAAALYELPMREIGGQLPGWEELEAIKQYCNEQSIHLHMDGARLWECGAYYQKPYSEIAKGFDSAYVSLYKGLNGLGGSLLLGDKAFVANASAWMKRQGGNVYHRTPYVVSAAMQFDQRLAQMPALYERTKQIYQILLDYPQFKVNPQQPQANMLHLYLPASYEDGIALRDNIASKHKVWIGNPAICELPNQCKIEWYVGDNLLNLPDHELIDILDLISEALI, from the coding sequence ATGAGCATGGACTTGCGTCAACAGTGCAATTTGTTTCTTTCAGGTCACTTAGATCCGACTCCGGCCCAAACATTTGCTCAGATGGCTGAATGGTGTGAAGAGCACAACATACATCACGATACTTACGGTGATGGTGAGTTCATCGAAGGCTTTGAAGCCAAAGTTGCAGATCTGCTTGGATATGAAGCGGCTGTGTTTGTGATCACTGGCACTATGAATCAACCCACGGCACTAGAGATCGCCTGCCAGGAGAAAAGAAACCCGCTGGTTGCGATGCATGAATCGAGTCATATTCTGCGTCATGAACGTCAAGGGTACCAGCTCCAGAACCGCTTTAATGTGTTGCCAGTGGGCAATGTGTTTCGCACTTGGAATGTCGATGACTTGAAAGCGTGGCCAGATGAAATCGCAGCGGCACTGTATGAGTTACCGATGCGAGAGATAGGTGGTCAGCTACCAGGGTGGGAAGAACTCGAAGCGATTAAGCAGTATTGCAACGAACAATCCATTCATCTGCATATGGATGGCGCGCGCTTGTGGGAGTGTGGTGCATATTATCAAAAACCTTACAGTGAAATCGCAAAGGGGTTTGATAGCGCTTATGTCTCGTTATACAAGGGGCTAAATGGACTTGGTGGCTCACTGTTGTTAGGTGATAAAGCGTTTGTAGCCAATGCATCAGCTTGGATGAAACGACAAGGCGGTAATGTGTATCACCGTACACCTTATGTTGTATCGGCAGCAATGCAGTTTGATCAACGACTAGCGCAGATGCCCGCTTTGTATGAACGCACGAAACAGATCTACCAAATCTTGTTAGATTACCCTCAATTCAAAGTGAACCCACAACAACCGCAAGCGAACATGCTACATCTTTATTTGCCGGCAAGTTACGAAGATGGGATTGCTTTAAGAGACAATATTGCTAGTAAGCATAAGGTATGGATAGGAAACCCAGCTATCTGTGAGTTACCGAATCAATGCAAGATTGAGTGGTATGTGGGGGATAACTTATTAAACCTGCCGGATCACGAGTTGATCGATATCTTGGACCTCATTAGCGAAGCACTGATTTGA
- a CDS encoding NAD(P)H-dependent oxidoreductase, with protein sequence MSKNRVLVLFAHPSQHRSEANKPLFEQAKCIDGVTCVDLYAEYPTFKINIDREQKRLLDHDIIIFQFPLYWYSTPAILKEWQDLVLEYGFAYGTDGNELEGKSLVCSITAGGKQDAYQCDGYNHFTIRELLHPIEQTASLCGMNYLAPFALFGSRTALEENRIQEHVYSYKFLLEALVAGKVNVKKAGKAEKLNHYVEELKAEVK encoded by the coding sequence ATGTCGAAAAATCGAGTCTTGGTGCTATTCGCCCACCCTTCTCAGCATCGCTCTGAAGCAAACAAACCCTTATTCGAACAAGCCAAGTGTATTGATGGCGTGACCTGTGTTGACCTCTACGCTGAATACCCAACTTTCAAAATTAACATCGATCGTGAACAGAAACGCCTGTTGGACCATGACATCATCATTTTTCAATTCCCACTTTATTGGTATTCAACTCCGGCAATTCTAAAAGAGTGGCAAGACCTTGTTCTTGAGTATGGTTTTGCCTACGGCACGGATGGCAATGAGCTAGAAGGTAAAAGCTTAGTCTGTAGCATCACCGCGGGCGGTAAACAAGACGCTTACCAATGCGACGGTTACAACCATTTCACCATCAGAGAATTGCTTCATCCTATTGAGCAAACGGCTTCGTTATGTGGCATGAACTATCTTGCCCCCTTCGCGCTATTTGGTTCACGTACCGCTTTGGAAGAAAACCGCATTCAAGAGCATGTCTACAGCTATAAGTTTCTATTAGAGGCGTTAGTTGCAGGCAAAGTGAACGTAAAAAAAGCAGGTAAGGCAGAAAAGCTCAACCACTACGTTGAAGAATTGAAAGCTGAGGTTAAATAA